Sequence from the Panicum virgatum strain AP13 chromosome 5N, P.virgatum_v5, whole genome shotgun sequence genome:
ccgccaccaactatgccgccggcgaggagacagtcggtgccatcttcgacggcaAGGCGAACAAGCgtaaggaagatgcgcccgcagagggtGGCACCAGCAGGACCAgggcccccgccaagaaacaaaagcaggggaagaaaggaaagaagccggtcccacggAACCATTGCGGACAAGGGCAAGCGGAGGACTCCGATGAGGCCTTCGTCGCTTCCCCAGACCGCAAGGGCCCTCGAAGCGGTGgtggcctgttcgacgacatgctaaagaagccgtgcccttaccacaagggctcggtcaaccacaccctcgagtaGTGTGAAATGCTCCGCAAGTACTACAACCACGTCGCGCATCACGACGaggaaaagaagaaggatgcgggcgacAAGGGTGGAGATGGCGAGTTCCCCTCGGTGGAgaatgccttcttcatcttcggagggccGACAGCGAACATGACCTCTTGGCAGCGCACGCGCGAGCACCGAGAAGTCTATTTCATCActaaggccacgccatcctacctcgactggttggaggacaccatctccttcggccgcgaggaccacccccaCTACGTCCCGAACCCGGGACAGTATCCACTCGTTgtggatcccatcatcggcaacacctgcttctccaaggtgctcatggacggaggcaggagcctcaacatcatgtatgcccaaaccttggagctcatggggatcggactggacaagctccgccccagcaagtcgccattccacggcGTTGCGCTAggaaagcgagtccaacccctcggccagatcgacctgCCCGTCTGCTTCAGCATGgcggccaacttccgcaaggaagtgctcaccttcgaggtggtggggttccggggagcctaccacgccatccttgggcatccctgctacgccaagttcatggcgatacccaactacacctacctcaagatgaagatgccgggcccgaagagtgtcatcaccatcagctcctcgttcgagcatgcctacgagtgcgacgtcgagtgcgtcgagcacGCCGAGGCTCTGGCGCTCGACGAAGCCCTCGCTGCGCAGCTGCAAGGAATGGCCGAGGAGGCCATGGACTCCAAGCAGCGGCACGCGGGCAACATCGAGTCCGCCGAGGGTACCAAGGACGTCCCCCTTGACCCAAAGACTCTCGACGGCAAGGCGCTGAAGATCAGCgctaccctcgacagcaaataggaagtggtgctcgtcgactttctccgtgcCAATGCTGAGTTCTTcgtgtggagcccctcggacatgcctggcatcctGAGGGAGGtcaccgagcactcccttgatatcctgccgaactccaagccagtcaagcaacgcctgcggtgcttcgacgagctcaagcgtcgggcgatcggcgaggaggtgcacaagcttctagaggccggattcatcatggaggtattccatcccgagtggctagctaatcatgtactagttaagaaaaagagtggaaaatggaggatgtgcatagactatactagtttaaataaagcatgtcctaaAGCTcgctttcctttgccacgaattgattaAATCGTTGATTCAACCGCAGGATGCAAACTTttgtcctttcttgatgcatactccggttatcatcaaatcaaaatgaaagagtccgaccagctcacgACTTCTTTTATTacccctttcggcatgtactgctacgtcacgatgccctttggcctttgAAACACCGGAGCTACATACCAGCGATATATGCTCCACGTGTTTAAAGACCATATTGGGCGGACTGTAGAGGcgtatgtcgacgacatcgttgtgaaatctaggaaggcggacgacctggtagccgatctcaggatcgcgtttgattgccttagggCTAAGGGGGTGAAGCTCAACCCCGAAAAATatgtgttcggagtccctcgaggcatgctcttgggtttgattctctcccagcggggcattgagcccaaccctgagaaagtctcggccatcactcagaTGGGACCAATTCGAGATCTAAAGGGGGTGTAGAAGGTCATGGGCTGCCTAGCGgccctcagccgattcatctcacGCTTCTgtgagaaaggcttgcctctgtaTCGGCTCCTAAGAAAATCCGAACGCTTctcgtggacccccgaggcctAGCAAGCCCTCGACAAACTCAAGGTGTCGCTTATGAGTGCTCCGATCCTAACACCACCAGTGGACGGTGAGCCCCCCTACCTATACGTGGCAGCAATGACTCAAGTCATCAGCGCAGCCATCGTTGTGGAAGGACAAGAGGAGGGGCACGCTTTGCCCGTCCAAAGGCTGgtgtacttcatcagtgaagtgctGTCCGAAACCAAGGCACAATATCCACAGATCCAGAAACTGCTCTATGCAGTGATCCTGGCTTGGCgtaagctgcgccactacttcgaggctcaccccgtcaccaTGGTCTCATCCTCCCCCCTCGGGGAGATAGTCCAAAACCGGGAGGTCACGGGTAGGATAGCCAAGTGGTCAGTGGAGCTGATGGAAGAGACCCTCACCTATGCACCTCGCAAGGCGGTCAAATCCCAGATCTTGGCAGACTTCATAGCCGAGTGGaccgacactcagctacccccaccccAGATTCAAGCAGAATGCTagctcatgtacttcgacggaccggtgatgaagaccggcgcaggcgcgggcctgCTTTttgtctcacccctcggagagcacATGCGCTACGTGGTGCGTTTGCACTTCCCGGtgtccaacaacatggcggagtacgaggcccttctTAGCGgtctccgcatcgccatcgaactCAGAATCAAGCGTCTCGACATCCAGGGAGACTCCCAAGCTCATCATCGACTAGGTGATGAAGGAGGCGAGCTACCACGAcgagaagatggaggcgtactgcaacgcagtgcgccgcctcgaggacaagTTCGACGGGCTCGAGCTCAACCACAacgcgcgcaagtacaacgaggaagcGGACCAACTAGCCAAAATCGCATCCGGGCGGACCACCGTTCCCCCGAATGTCTTTTCCCGTGACCTCGCCAAGCCGTATGTTGACTTCAAGAACCCTGCGGAAGCCGTCGGAGTGACACCTGGACCATCGGGTGCTGCGACCACGGAGCCATCGGCCAAGGACCCCTTGATGGAGgagcccgaggccatggacactgacttcgagacctcctcAGTGGACGAGactgaagcaatggagatcgacgaggccccgcCTCCACGAGATTGGCGtacccagtacctcgactggatgatccGAGGGGTCttaccctcggaccgcgctcaggcgcggcgcgtCGCCAGGTGGGCGAAGTCCTTCGTCTTGATCGACGATGAgctgtacaagcgcagtccctcgggcattATGCAACGATGCATctccatccccgagggcaaggagctgatccgtgatATCAACGCTGGCATCTACGgtcaccacgccgcgccactCACCCTTGTGGGGAACGCATTTcagcaaggcttttactggccaaccgcggtcgccgatgccaccgacgtcgtgcggacctgcgagggctgCTAGTTCTACACCCGGAAGACGCACCTCCCAgcccacgctctgcagaccatccccatcacgtggccttttgccgtgtggggactggacctcatcGGCCCGCTGCAAAAGGCGCCCGAGGGCTTTACCCACCTGCTGGTGGcgatcgacaagttctccaagtggatcgaaactcgacccatcggcaagattaagtCCGAGCAGGCTGTGTTGTTCTTCAATGACATaatcttcaggttcggggtcctgaactcgatcatcaccgaaaAAAGCATTCAGTTCACgagcaagaaattcttggcattctgcgacAACTACCACATACATGTGGATTGGtcagctgtggcacacccacaaaCAAATggccaagtggagcgtgccaatggcgtGATCCTACAAGGcctgaagccaaggatctttAACAAGCTGAACAAGATTGACCGGAGGTGGTTCACAGAGCTAAGTCACCCTCGGTCATCTAGAGcttgaggacgaccccaagcagagccacgggcttcaccccgttcttcctcgtttatggcgccgaggccatgctcCCCACAGACTTGGAATACAGgtcaccgaggctcaaggcctacCAAGAATAGCAGAACCAGCAAACCCATGAAGACTCGctagaccaagtggacgaggcttgagacgtggcgctccttcaCTCAGCACGTTATCAGCAGTCCCTGTGAAGATATCAAGCGTAGAGAGTTtgacgccgagacctcaacaagggcgacttggtgctgaggcttcgacaagacaacaGGAGACGCCACAAGCTCTCGCCGCCTTGGGAGGGCCCATATATCATcgctgaggtgctcaagcctggcacgtacaagctggcgaacgagaACGGtgcccaaggccctaggccggccggcctggcccctatttatgccctctggtgctcccctttggcaagtatactcctcactcaattccttgcttatgttcttcaagttctttgcccagaaacatcagttagagccctaaaaaaaattcgtccaccacaatctactccaaaaatctcagaaaattcaccacaattcctagtttgttccactcttcgatatattgttctcccgccggcaagaaacccccggtgtgtttgtttttgagtgtgtgcagcaaggagtcaccatgagtagcctcatgaagttcatcgccgggaggagaaggacacgttcatcaacatccgacgcatcggcaagttcttcgcggaggcactcggtctccgagtctccgcggagcatggaggaagacaaccccgcaccgaggagcgacatgttgctccttggtgggatgagagacccgagaagctcctccatgagattcaccgaaggaatgaaacctcctccacggcgttcgacaaggtcatccgcaccaccaccatacaagcccaagaattcagaatatgggtttattatcttgtcgaaggaagaagaagaaaggctcaagttcatgaagggaagattacgagcaaattatgattttgatgatgaagcattggtgaagctgggatttcatcatgacatctatgagctattggagaacatcggttggaagttattttccgacggtgtcacggttgatatgcaagaagaagtggctcttgagatgttcatgacattagaaaaatcaacggaagtggtggatggtgaagaagtttcatgtctgaaatttaggctcaagaatgaagagaaagtaatcacctatggtgaaataggaagcttgctcggattcaaaaataatgcatatga
This genomic interval carries:
- the LOC120674517 gene encoding uncharacterized protein LOC120674517, producing MKEASYHDEKMEAYCNAVRRLEDKFDGLELNHNARKYNEEADQLAKIASGRTTVPPNVFSRDLAKPYVDFKNPAEAVGVTPGPSGAATTEPSAKDPLMEEPEAMDTDFETSSVDETEAMEIDEAPPPRDWRTQYLDWMIRGVLPSDRAQARRVARWAKSFVLIDDELYKRSPSGIMQRCISIPEGKELIRDINAGIYGHHAAPLTLLWHTHKQMAKWSVPMA